Proteins encoded in a region of the Limnothrix sp. FACHB-406 genome:
- a CDS encoding FHA domain-containing protein — translation MVNCPNCNHANPDDAVTCEACFTALPTLQSCPRCGAPVLSDANFCGQCGHNLQAAPSIAPLPAPSPVAAPPPLPAPPAHPDSDEEITDLTQPIGASLFPVSPEIEPIGSLGDPAEPPTALMGATPEAAPIPGAVTQLQRTIARLVHVHSGAVVMLPEQISLIHLGKPNDRVPPDIDVSGFPHAEVVSRIHADIRVEGDAHYLEDTGSANGTYVNGLFLAPGNRHRLRPGDRIALGKHDLVSFWFQLGS, via the coding sequence ATGGTTAATTGTCCTAATTGCAATCACGCCAACCCCGATGATGCAGTAACTTGTGAAGCCTGCTTCACGGCTCTTCCCACTCTGCAAAGCTGTCCCCGTTGCGGTGCGCCGGTTCTGAGTGATGCCAACTTCTGTGGGCAATGTGGTCACAATCTTCAGGCGGCTCCCTCGATCGCGCCCTTGCCGGCCCCCAGCCCCGTGGCGGCTCCGCCTCCCTTGCCAGCGCCGCCAGCACACCCCGACAGTGACGAAGAGATCACCGATCTCACACAGCCGATCGGGGCATCGCTGTTTCCAGTCAGTCCCGAAATCGAGCCGATCGGGTCTTTGGGCGATCCCGCCGAGCCGCCCACGGCCTTGATGGGAGCCACCCCCGAAGCAGCGCCCATTCCGGGAGCCGTGACGCAATTGCAGCGGACGATCGCCCGATTGGTGCATGTTCATAGCGGCGCGGTTGTGATGTTACCGGAGCAGATCAGTCTCATCCATTTGGGTAAACCCAACGATCGCGTACCGCCGGACATTGATGTTTCAGGATTTCCCCACGCGGAAGTGGTGTCTCGGATCCATGCGGACATTCGAGTGGAGGGCGATGCCCATTACTTGGAGGATACGGGCAGCGCTAATGGAACCTATGTCAACGGGTTGTTTTTGGCTCCGGGCAATCGGCATCGGCTGCGGCCGGGCGATCGGATTGCCTTAGGCAAGCATGATCTGGTGTCGTTTTGGTTCCAACTGGGCAGTTAA
- a CDS encoding DICT sensory domain-containing protein, giving the protein MAGVKTASILDLLLGQLPQLRTQSYFKASLTALSHAIEDLVLAGPGDRPLVIASFQRERFYRQEARRYHRIAHQSDRVYVLSAPEAEFRSASGEYETVAFEPTDALANEWHLVVLGDRYAACLICAERQGGESQADRAGSFGADDRVRRFEGVWTFDRQATQVAASLLLERIRTYRPELGDKIDRTLAEFSEGGGPTLPEIDPEPFAHRLVTYLQAGQYKLLKAYRSISTQERKERLINLITSAIRQSLDPSEVMGVAVRQLGQALRSCRCIAYRCKDGDATATVQYEMLGAAVPSLLGQSWPLISQDCFQSALQNHGGVCVLDLNEEPQPGLVQAIAEQYAIASWSIVPVCYRDKLLGAIELHHCGSLPRLWSADETGLMDAVATQLGAALMQAQTYADLEDLNQQLEALDRTRSNLIAITGHELRTPLSTIQVCLESLASEPDMPLELRQVMLDTALGDAERMRVLVQDFLTLSHLESGRVNWNLEALPLTECVELALSSVRARVPRDRLPRIASQVSEALPPVRADGEWLVEVLSKLLDNACKFTQPEGAVTIEAGPTPDGAIEVVITDTGRGIEPNRLETVFDRFYQEEGSLRRTVGGTGLGLAICRQIILGLGGQIWAESDGKDRGSQFHFTIPVFEGDRPSSLSDLIG; this is encoded by the coding sequence TTGGCTGGGGTCAAAACCGCGTCAATTCTGGATCTGCTGTTGGGCCAATTGCCGCAACTGCGCACCCAAAGCTATTTCAAAGCATCCCTGACGGCCCTTTCCCACGCGATCGAGGATTTGGTGTTGGCGGGGCCGGGCGATCGCCCCTTAGTGATTGCCAGCTTTCAGCGAGAACGGTTCTATCGTCAGGAAGCCCGCCGCTACCATCGGATTGCGCACCAGAGCGATCGGGTTTATGTGCTCTCGGCCCCGGAGGCGGAGTTTCGCAGTGCTTCGGGGGAATACGAAACGGTGGCCTTTGAACCCACCGATGCGTTGGCCAACGAGTGGCACTTGGTGGTGTTGGGCGATCGGTATGCGGCCTGTTTGATCTGTGCGGAGCGCCAGGGCGGTGAGTCCCAGGCCGATCGGGCCGGCAGCTTTGGGGCAGATGATCGGGTGCGGCGGTTTGAGGGGGTCTGGACGTTCGATCGACAGGCCACCCAAGTGGCCGCCAGCCTCTTGTTGGAGCGAATTCGCACCTACCGCCCCGAGTTGGGTGACAAGATCGATCGCACCCTGGCCGAGTTTTCCGAAGGTGGCGGCCCCACCCTGCCCGAAATTGACCCGGAACCCTTTGCCCACCGGCTCGTTACCTATCTGCAAGCGGGGCAATACAAGCTTCTGAAAGCCTATCGCTCCATTTCCACCCAAGAGCGCAAGGAGCGGTTAATTAACCTGATCACCTCAGCCATCCGCCAATCTTTGGATCCTTCAGAGGTGATGGGGGTGGCCGTGCGCCAATTGGGCCAAGCTCTCCGCTCTTGTCGCTGCATTGCTTACCGCTGCAAGGACGGAGATGCTACGGCCACGGTGCAGTATGAAATGTTGGGAGCCGCTGTGCCCTCCCTGTTGGGACAATCCTGGCCGCTGATTAGTCAGGACTGTTTTCAATCGGCCCTTCAGAACCATGGCGGAGTTTGCGTTCTGGATTTGAATGAGGAACCCCAACCGGGCTTGGTGCAGGCGATCGCGGAACAGTATGCGATCGCCTCCTGGTCGATCGTGCCCGTGTGCTATCGGGACAAACTGTTGGGGGCGATCGAACTGCATCACTGCGGGAGTTTGCCGCGCCTTTGGTCTGCCGATGAAACGGGGTTGATGGATGCGGTTGCCACTCAGTTGGGTGCGGCCCTGATGCAGGCCCAAACCTACGCCGATCTCGAAGATCTCAATCAGCAACTGGAAGCGCTCGATCGGACCCGTAGCAACCTGATTGCGATCACCGGCCACGAACTGCGCACGCCCCTTTCCACGATCCAGGTTTGCCTTGAAAGCTTGGCCTCGGAACCGGATATGCCCCTGGAATTGCGCCAAGTGATGTTGGATACGGCCTTGGGCGATGCGGAGCGAATGCGCGTGCTGGTGCAGGATTTTCTCACCTTGTCTCACCTGGAAAGCGGGCGCGTTAATTGGAACCTGGAAGCCTTGCCGCTCACGGAATGTGTGGAACTGGCCCTCAGCAGTGTTCGGGCCCGCGTGCCCCGCGATCGACTGCCCCGCATTGCCTCGCAAGTGTCTGAAGCGTTGCCCCCCGTGCGGGCCGATGGGGAATGGTTGGTAGAAGTGCTGTCCAAGCTGCTGGACAATGCCTGTAAGTTCACCCAGCCCGAAGGAGCCGTGACCATTGAGGCGGGCCCCACCCCGGACGGGGCGATCGAGGTGGTGATCACGGACACGGGGCGCGGCATTGAACCGAACCGCCTGGAAACCGTGTTCGATCGGTTCTATCAAGAGGAAGGCTCCCTCCGGCGCACCGTGGGCGGAACCGGCCTGGGTTTGGCGATCTGTCGGCAAATTATCCTCGGTCTGGGCGGGCAAATTTGGGCCGAGTCAGACGGCAAAGATCGCGGCAGCCAATTCCACTTCACAATCCCAGTTTTTGAGGGCGATCGACCCAGTTCTCTCAGCGACTTGATCGGTTAA
- a CDS encoding KGK domain-containing protein, with the protein MSPVKVYIVDEGDVIRQEEGKLPFIGEQTCLATDLKDVVLKQVFRYGETDARHQIFSQGIECVILRPGDKSWLSGKLRFVLELHLDLPQEIDSEVETNQSSSLDELCRLANG; encoded by the coding sequence ATGAGTCCAGTGAAAGTCTATATCGTTGATGAAGGTGATGTTATCCGTCAAGAGGAGGGCAAGTTACCCTTCATTGGTGAACAAACTTGTCTTGCGACTGACCTGAAAGATGTCGTTCTCAAACAGGTTTTCAGGTACGGTGAAACAGATGCGCGTCATCAAATTTTCTCCCAAGGTATTGAATGTGTAATTTTGCGTCCTGGCGATAAAAGCTGGTTATCAGGCAAATTACGCTTCGTCTTGGAGCTACACTTGGATCTACCCCAGGAGATTGATTCAGAAGTAGAGACCAATCAGTCATCTTCACTCGATGAACTTTGTCGTTTAGCCAATGGTTAA
- a CDS encoding KGK domain-containing protein: MTSEEKLPESHRLYRLDNGDILRVDKGKLPFVGGNTCLIEDLLISQRNRFSGDCPEWKIFKDGFECRILRPGSKNWVSGKVRFYLEISTNTDNVPQLTEDEPDESPLDAIRKLADE; this comes from the coding sequence ATGACTTCTGAAGAAAAGTTGCCAGAATCACACAGATTGTATCGACTAGACAATGGCGATATTTTGCGAGTCGATAAAGGGAAATTGCCTTTCGTTGGCGGTAACACTTGCCTAATTGAAGATCTATTAATTTCTCAAAGAAACCGATTCTCTGGGGATTGCCCAGAGTGGAAGATTTTCAAGGATGGATTTGAATGCAGAATTCTGCGGCCAGGTTCTAAAAACTGGGTGAGCGGAAAAGTCAGGTTCTATTTGGAAATTTCAACCAATACAGACAATGTGCCGCAGCTCACAGAGGATGAACCTGATGAGTCGCCACTTGATGCAATTCGCAAGTTGGCTGACGAGTAG
- the ftsY gene encoding signal recognition particle-docking protein FtsY, producing MVFNWFQRQFSQEKFYVEFDSDKPTDAQPTETAPETTPTAPEGEAEPDPEPQSEPEPEPVAVEVLTVELTPEPEPEPIAALEPEPEPEPEPEPEPEPESIAPEPEVTEPELPEPTEPESTPEPELIAAPVAPVAAPPLVAEAPEPAPEPEPVITAPSNADELLQWAKAAYQNLQQPPVAPEPEPEPVEPTEPIAAASPTLSESASLLERAEADRAERLERVKAEAIVEPEPEPEPVAEAEPAALPPGAIVFDENFLWSAEILAAQGRRPEDISAEEIEWLTRLRQGLDKTRRGLVNQLKSLVGQGPLNADAVEEIEALLLQADAGVEATDAIIGALQDKVREEALPPEAAIAYLKQILRDLLDRPIREAGADTLPLLAPEKGKLNIWLIVGVNGAGKTTTIGKLARLGSKSGYRCLIAAGDTFRAAAVEQVKVWGDRAGVETIANPGKNTDPAAVVFDAITAATARETELLLVDTAGRLQNKKNLMDELAKIRRIIDKQAPGAIVESLLVLDATQGQNGLQQAKVFAEAAKLSGVVLTKLDSTAKGGIALAIAQQLNLPIRFIGAGESIEALRPFSSYEFVEALLNG from the coding sequence ATGGTTTTTAACTGGTTCCAACGTCAGTTTTCCCAAGAGAAGTTTTACGTTGAGTTTGACTCCGACAAGCCCACGGATGCACAGCCCACGGAAACAGCCCCGGAAACGACCCCCACGGCTCCAGAAGGGGAAGCGGAACCCGACCCTGAGCCTCAGTCCGAGCCAGAACCGGAGCCGGTCGCGGTTGAGGTGCTGACGGTGGAGTTGACCCCGGAGCCAGAACCGGAACCGATCGCTGCTTTGGAACCGGAGCCGGAACCGGAGCCGGAACCGGAGCCAGAACCGGAGCCGGAGTCGATCGCCCCAGAGCCAGAAGTAACCGAACCAGAATTACCGGAACCAACCGAGCCAGAATCAACACCGGAGCCGGAACTGATCGCCGCACCGGTTGCGCCCGTGGCCGCTCCCCCGTTGGTGGCTGAAGCGCCGGAACCCGCCCCAGAGCCGGAACCAGTGATAACAGCTCCTTCCAACGCGGATGAGTTGTTGCAGTGGGCCAAAGCGGCTTACCAAAACCTTCAGCAACCGCCAGTTGCCCCAGAGCCGGAACCGGAACCCGTTGAGCCAACGGAACCGATCGCGGCAGCTAGCCCCACCCTTTCGGAGTCGGCTTCCTTGCTGGAGCGGGCCGAGGCCGATCGCGCGGAACGGCTGGAACGGGTCAAGGCCGAGGCGATTGTGGAACCGGAACCGGAGCCGGAACCCGTGGCCGAAGCGGAACCGGCAGCCCTGCCACCGGGGGCGATCGTTTTTGATGAAAACTTCCTGTGGTCGGCGGAAATTTTGGCGGCCCAGGGTCGTCGCCCGGAAGACATTTCCGCCGAGGAAATTGAGTGGCTCACCCGTTTGCGCCAAGGGCTAGACAAAACCCGCCGCGGCCTGGTGAATCAGCTCAAGTCTTTGGTTGGTCAGGGGCCGCTGAATGCGGATGCGGTTGAAGAAATCGAAGCCCTGCTGCTCCAGGCCGATGCGGGCGTGGAAGCGACGGATGCGATCATTGGCGCTTTGCAAGACAAGGTGCGCGAAGAAGCCCTGCCCCCCGAAGCGGCGATCGCCTATTTGAAACAGATCTTGCGGGATTTGCTCGATCGCCCCATCCGCGAGGCGGGCGCAGATACCTTGCCCCTATTGGCTCCCGAAAAAGGCAAGCTGAATATTTGGCTGATTGTGGGTGTGAATGGCGCAGGCAAAACCACCACGATCGGGAAGTTGGCCCGCCTGGGCAGCAAGTCCGGTTACCGCTGTCTGATTGCAGCGGGGGACACCTTCCGGGCCGCCGCCGTGGAGCAGGTGAAAGTTTGGGGCGATCGAGCCGGTGTGGAAACGATCGCTAACCCCGGCAAAAATACCGACCCCGCCGCCGTGGTTTTCGATGCGATTACCGCCGCCACTGCCCGCGAAACGGAATTGCTGTTGGTGGACACCGCTGGCCGTCTGCAAAACAAAAAGAATTTGATGGATGAGCTGGCTAAAATTCGCCGGATCATCGACAAGCAGGCCCCCGGCGCGATCGTGGAGTCGCTGTTGGTTTTGGATGCCACCCAAGGACAAAACGGCCTCCAGCAAGCTAAGGTCTTTGCAGAAGCCGCTAAACTGAGCGGCGTAGTCCTCACTAAACTCGACAGCACCGCTAAGGGGGGGATTGCCCTGGCGATCGCCCAGCAGCTCAATCTCCCCATCCGGTTCATTGGTGCGGGGGAAAGCATTGAAGCGCTGCGCCCCTTCTCTAGCTACGAATTTGTAGAGGCGCTGCTCAACGGTTAG
- a CDS encoding HpsJ family protein encodes MTKAGKRPSPPLAALIAIVVGTVLVISSLLDYLILIFPPDLQNPQWLLNTISEIVGRGIVPMVGICFLFAGLWMNSRSGLPSAKKTSLMNPRLWVLILSSALGVLFLVLSPIYINGVNKASAKEVENIEAQAKAALDQLGEPAEQFRDRLKTLLKNPQELDRLIKSGQVPPQVVQQLEQARSNPAVLDSQFNQFKQERQQEIDKRKTELVQRTKTGSMKTTLRTGLSSLVLGVGYLFMSWMGYTKRGSRARPASRAS; translated from the coding sequence ATGACGAAAGCTGGTAAACGCCCCTCGCCCCCTTTGGCCGCCCTGATCGCCATTGTGGTTGGAACCGTGTTGGTCATTTCCTCGCTGCTGGACTATTTAATTCTGATCTTCCCGCCGGATTTGCAAAATCCTCAATGGTTGCTCAACACTATTTCTGAAATTGTGGGCCGCGGCATTGTGCCCATGGTTGGAATTTGCTTCCTGTTTGCGGGGCTGTGGATGAATTCCCGATCGGGCTTGCCCTCCGCCAAGAAAACATCGCTGATGAATCCTCGGCTTTGGGTTTTGATTTTGTCGAGCGCCTTGGGTGTGTTGTTCCTGGTGCTATCACCGATTTACATCAACGGCGTGAACAAGGCCAGCGCCAAGGAAGTGGAAAACATCGAAGCTCAAGCCAAGGCCGCCCTGGATCAGCTAGGAGAACCGGCGGAGCAATTTCGCGATCGGCTGAAAACCCTGCTGAAAAATCCCCAAGAACTCGATCGGTTGATCAAGAGCGGTCAAGTGCCGCCGCAAGTGGTGCAACAACTGGAACAGGCGCGATCGAACCCGGCCGTTTTGGATTCTCAATTCAACCAATTCAAGCAAGAACGGCAACAGGAGATTGACAAGCGGAAGACCGAGCTTGTGCAGCGCACCAAAACCGGCTCCATGAAAACCACCCTCCGCACAGGTCTCAGCAGCCTGGTTTTGGGTGTCGGTTATTTGTTCATGAGCTGGATGGGCTACACGAAACGCGGCTCCCGCGCACGTCCGGCCAGCCGAGCCAGCTAG
- a CDS encoding HpsJ family protein: MTTSTHSSQTSAPIAAVVLQIGGAVAIALGLIDFLSVAVPFDFANRGWVIDTTRQLIDRGIVPAMGVSLLFWGFWIEIKSGVSRSWRRGVGVATLAFSALMGLLFLVMAPTHLLSVRAEAQSTLAAITRQSREAEKQIDTPEFKNSLQRQQQVFREQMQFLLQDDARFNEFINSPQFDERQKEFMRRLKANPADLETVIRQRVNDFPLQLLARIRSRRQELETRARTTALRLGVQTGTSGIALSVAYLAIAWLGLGGSGGRPAPRRRRSA, encoded by the coding sequence ATGACGACTAGTACACATTCCTCCCAGACTTCCGCCCCCATAGCGGCCGTTGTGCTGCAAATCGGGGGCGCAGTGGCGATCGCCCTTGGATTAATTGATTTCCTTTCCGTTGCCGTTCCATTCGATTTTGCCAACCGAGGCTGGGTGATTGACACCACCCGCCAATTGATCGATCGGGGCATCGTGCCAGCCATGGGTGTCAGCCTCCTGTTTTGGGGCTTCTGGATTGAAATCAAATCCGGTGTCAGCCGGTCTTGGCGTAGGGGTGTGGGTGTTGCGACCCTGGCATTTTCGGCGCTGATGGGACTGTTGTTTTTGGTGATGGCCCCCACGCACCTACTGTCTGTGCGGGCCGAAGCCCAATCCACCCTCGCCGCCATTACCCGCCAATCGCGGGAAGCCGAAAAACAAATTGATACACCCGAATTTAAAAACAGTTTGCAGCGCCAGCAACAGGTTTTTCGGGAGCAGATGCAGTTTTTGCTGCAAGACGATGCTCGGTTTAATGAATTTATTAACAGCCCGCAGTTTGATGAACGCCAGAAGGAGTTCATGCGGCGGCTGAAGGCAAATCCGGCTGACTTGGAAACGGTGATTCGCCAGCGGGTGAATGATTTTCCCCTGCAATTGCTGGCCCGCATTCGATCGCGGCGGCAGGAGCTAGAAACCCGCGCCAGAACGACGGCCCTGCGGTTGGGCGTGCAAACAGGAACCAGCGGCATTGCCCTATCGGTGGCCTACCTGGCGATCGCCTGGTTAGGGCTGGGGGGATCGGGTGGTCGCCCTGCCCCGCGCCGCCGTCGATCGGCTTAA
- a CDS encoding single-stranded DNA-binding protein has translation MSINVVNLVGRAGSDPDVRYFESGSVKCRLTLAVNRPSRNRDDGPDWFNLEIWGKTAEVAANYVRKGKEIAVQGSLKIDTWTDRQSGAQRTSPVVVVRDLQLLGSKRDASEGGGNGGGYSDYDEF, from the coding sequence ATGAGCATCAATGTTGTCAATCTGGTGGGCCGCGCTGGCAGTGATCCCGATGTGCGCTATTTCGAGTCTGGATCGGTGAAATGTCGCTTGACCCTGGCGGTGAACCGCCCTTCACGCAATCGCGATGATGGGCCCGATTGGTTCAATTTGGAAATTTGGGGCAAAACCGCTGAGGTGGCCGCCAACTATGTGCGCAAGGGCAAGGAAATTGCAGTGCAAGGCAGCCTAAAAATTGATACCTGGACCGATCGCCAGTCTGGGGCCCAGCGGACTAGTCCCGTGGTGGTGGTGCGAGATTTGCAGCTTTTGGGTTCCAAGCGGGATGCCAGTGAAGGGGGCGGCAATGGTGGCGGCTATAGCGACTACGACGAATTTTGA
- a CDS encoding glycosyltransferase family 2 protein: MFSIYILTHNEEIDIADCIESALLSDDIIVVDSLSTDRTVEIVQDYAQRSPVRLVQHAFESHGKQRTWMLDHIPTRHDWVYILEADERMTPELFQECCQTIQRAHHEAYYVAERVMFMGQWIRRSTQYPRYQLRLFRKDAVRFDDYGHTEREVVQGTTGFLQETYPHFTCSKGLSRWLDKHNRYSTDEAQETLAQLTRGNVSWRDLFFGKTEVARRRALKNLSLRLPCRPLVRFVYMYFVLGGCLDGRGGFAWCVLQSFYEYLIVLKAWEMRYGTTTSRSTPRLGKKLRKK; encoded by the coding sequence ATGTTTTCGATCTATATCCTCACCCACAACGAAGAAATCGATATTGCAGATTGCATCGAGTCTGCATTGCTGTCCGACGACATCATCGTCGTTGACTCCCTCAGCACCGATCGCACCGTGGAAATCGTGCAAGACTACGCCCAGCGATCGCCCGTGCGGTTGGTGCAACATGCCTTTGAAAGCCACGGCAAACAGCGCACCTGGATGCTCGATCACATTCCCACGCGCCATGACTGGGTTTACATCCTGGAAGCCGACGAACGGATGACCCCTGAACTCTTTCAGGAATGTTGCCAAACCATCCAACGGGCCCACCATGAGGCCTACTACGTGGCCGAGCGGGTGATGTTCATGGGGCAATGGATTCGCCGCAGCACCCAATATCCCCGCTACCAATTACGACTGTTTCGGAAAGATGCCGTCCGGTTTGATGACTACGGCCACACGGAGCGGGAGGTGGTGCAAGGAACCACGGGTTTTTTACAAGAAACCTATCCCCACTTCACTTGCAGCAAGGGCCTGAGCCGCTGGCTGGATAAGCACAACCGCTACTCCACCGATGAGGCCCAGGAAACCTTGGCCCAACTGACGCGGGGCAACGTGTCTTGGCGCGACTTATTTTTCGGTAAAACGGAGGTGGCAAGGCGGCGGGCCCTCAAGAATTTGTCCCTGCGGTTGCCCTGTCGCCCCCTGGTGCGATTTGTGTATATGTATTTTGTGCTGGGGGGCTGTTTGGATGGACGCGGGGGATTTGCCTGGTGTGTGCTCCAGAGTTTTTACGAGTACCTGATTGTGCTGAAGGCTTGGGAGATGCGCTATGGCACAACCACATCCCGATCGACCCCGCGCCTAGGCAAGAAATTACGCAAAAAATAG
- the nusB gene encoding transcription antitermination factor NusB, producing MQARRIARELALLSISQLPNKPEKLQDRDLKDLLQAAVRTLMAEVRETLEMASAELQRGNERLLKTELLREEIRASDAQRSVAMVKEAIEFTQSAINRLGMAVELPEMLQAAGQLNVQDYALDLVTKVARYQAEIDQTLTDSMVDWQLSRLARIDRDILRMAIAEICYLKTPPQVAVNEAVELAKRYSEADSYRFINGVLRRAIDQMKATRA from the coding sequence ATGCAAGCTCGCCGAATTGCCCGTGAACTGGCTCTCCTCAGCATTAGCCAGCTCCCCAATAAACCTGAAAAACTCCAAGACCGTGATCTAAAAGATCTGTTGCAAGCGGCCGTGCGTACCCTGATGGCTGAGGTGCGGGAAACCCTGGAGATGGCCAGCGCAGAATTGCAACGGGGCAATGAGCGTTTGCTCAAAACGGAACTGTTGCGGGAGGAAATTCGGGCCAGCGATGCTCAGCGATCGGTGGCCATGGTGAAGGAGGCGATCGAGTTTACTCAGTCAGCAATCAATCGCTTGGGCATGGCTGTTGAACTGCCAGAGATGCTGCAAGCGGCGGGACAACTGAACGTGCAAGATTACGCTCTGGATTTGGTGACAAAGGTGGCTCGCTACCAGGCGGAGATTGACCAAACCTTGACGGACAGCATGGTGGATTGGCAATTAAGCCGATTGGCACGGATCGATCGGGATATTTTGCGCATGGCGATCGCGGAAATTTGTTATCTGAAAACGCCACCGCAAGTGGCGGTTAACGAAGCAGTGGAGCTGGCTAAGCGCTACAGTGAGGCCGACAGCTACCGATTCATTAACGGTGTGTTGCGCCGGGCGATCGACCAAATGAAGGCCACCCGTGCCTAG
- the pgl gene encoding 6-phosphogluconolactonase — protein MTSAFPDPASGATDAASGADARSESVNSSSPSFPFPAESLPAQLPTVEIWPDRPELIERAVEVVLSQIDHALKRSGRCTMALAGGSTPKPLYEQLAQADLDWSKLFIFWGDERYVPPTSPDSNQRMAREAWLDRVPIPAVNCWPMPTDGASPAEDAARYEAQLRALFCDQWGLEADFPSLDLVLLGLGDDGHTASLFPNTAALAVRDRWVTVGNRGDDPRITLTVPVLNQASCTIFLVSGESKQPAIAQVFAPCDDPTLAALLDQTYPARLVRPVSGELWWLFDQSAGERLEF, from the coding sequence ATGACCTCAGCGTTCCCAGATCCTGCCAGTGGGGCAACGGATGCGGCTTCCGGGGCCGATGCCCGATCGGAGTCGGTGAATTCGTCTAGTCCATCATTCCCATTTCCTGCTGAATCGCTTCCGGCCCAACTGCCAACGGTGGAAATTTGGCCCGATCGCCCTGAGCTAATTGAGCGGGCTGTGGAAGTGGTTTTGAGTCAAATTGACCATGCCCTGAAGCGATCGGGCCGTTGCACCATGGCTCTGGCCGGCGGCAGCACCCCTAAGCCACTCTATGAACAGTTGGCTCAAGCGGATTTGGATTGGTCAAAGCTCTTTATCTTTTGGGGAGATGAGCGCTATGTGCCGCCCACCAGCCCAGACAGTAACCAGCGGATGGCCCGGGAGGCTTGGCTCGATCGGGTGCCCATTCCCGCCGTCAACTGTTGGCCCATGCCCACCGACGGAGCCAGCCCAGCGGAGGATGCGGCGCGGTATGAGGCTCAATTGCGGGCCTTGTTTTGCGACCAGTGGGGGCTAGAGGCAGACTTTCCCAGCCTGGATCTGGTGTTGCTGGGTTTGGGAGATGATGGACATACGGCTTCCTTGTTTCCCAACACCGCTGCCTTGGCCGTGCGCGATCGGTGGGTGACGGTGGGCAATCGGGGTGACGATCCCCGCATTACCCTGACCGTGCCGGTGTTGAACCAGGCAAGCTGTACGATTTTCTTGGTCTCGGGGGAAAGCAAGCAACCCGCGATCGCCCAGGTGTTTGCACCTTGTGACGATCCCACCTTGGCGGCTTTGCTAGACCAAACCTATCCAGCCCGATTGGTGCGCCCGGTGTCGGGGGAACTGTGGTGGCTGTTTGATCAATCGGCTGGAGAGCGACTGGAGTTCTAG